A stretch of the Proteus sp. ZN5 genome encodes the following:
- the flhC gene encoding flagellar transcriptional regulator FlhC: MSEKSIVREAKDIRLAMELITLGARLQMLESETQLSRGRLIKLYKELRGSPPPKGMLPFSTDWFMTWEQNIHSSMFYNAYRFLLKNGGCVGVEAVVKAYRLYLEQCPPVKDQEPILALTRAWTLVRFVESGMLQLSVCTKCNGSFITHAHQPASNYVCSLCQPPSRAIKKRKLSANPADINLQLLDGLEQFAM, translated from the coding sequence ATGAGTGAGAAAAGTATCGTTCGAGAAGCGAAGGATATTCGCTTAGCAATGGAATTAATCACCTTGGGTGCCCGCTTACAAATGCTTGAAAGTGAAACTCAATTAAGTCGGGGGCGTTTAATTAAATTATACAAAGAATTAAGAGGGAGCCCCCCTCCAAAAGGAATGCTGCCATTTTCAACGGATTGGTTTATGACATGGGAACAAAATATCCATTCCTCAATGTTCTATAACGCTTATCGCTTTTTATTAAAAAATGGCGGTTGTGTTGGCGTTGAGGCTGTTGTTAAAGCTTATCGTTTATACTTAGAGCAATGTCCGCCTGTTAAAGATCAAGAACCTATTTTAGCACTAACAAGAGCATGGACATTAGTACGCTTTGTTGAAAGTGGCATGTTGCAACTTTCCGTTTGTACCAAATGTAATGGTTCATTTATTACACACGCACACCAGCCAGCTAGTAATTATGTTTGTAGTCTTTGCCAGCCACCTTCTCGCGCAATAAAAAAACGTAAACTTTCCGCCAATCCTGCCGATATTAACTTACAACTGTTGGATGGTCTTGAACAGTTTGCAATGTGA
- a CDS encoding methyl-accepting chemotaxis protein, with the protein MFRFRKLKISTSLYLLLMMFCVMQVISSGISLGIVHLNNEQITRVDIDTSKRDELGLSWASLIQTRNAINRVAIAVKTEQSTDFIQSIESIALSRLEIANTHFQNFLADINKEAIPTEEKEIVEAVKNDYHVLYGALTELHSMLKNDNFQGFLDQPTERYQTAMENSFNTYMNYVQTEITESIEQGHRSYTIAILMFIGAIAMVIVVSIAAHRWLSFNIIKPFASLSRYFNDVATGKLNREILVFTDDEIGDVFRRLRDMRGELARSIRIVRDNSHAMYSGIQEISKGNTDLSSRTEQQAASLEETAASMEELTATVKQNADNALQASKLAESASETAIRGGQITHSVVETMDAITQSSQKIGAIISVIDGIAFQTNILALNAAVEAARAGEQGRGFSVVAGEVRNLAQRSADAAKEIKILIDESVLRVSQGSQLVNNAGQTMEELVTSVNKVTELMAEIASASDEQSRGIHQVADAVSQMDQVTQQNAALVEQSASAAAALEDQANNLVDAVSAFELPDTDENNNSSSLEGNGLKKADKKSFFKKTH; encoded by the coding sequence ATGTTTAGGTTTCGCAAATTAAAGATATCCACCAGTCTCTATTTATTGCTGATGATGTTTTGCGTTATGCAGGTGATTTCTAGTGGTATTTCGCTAGGGATCGTTCATTTGAATAACGAACAAATCACCAGAGTAGATATAGATACATCTAAGCGAGATGAATTAGGATTAAGTTGGGCATCTTTAATACAAACACGTAATGCGATTAATCGCGTTGCAATCGCAGTGAAAACTGAACAGTCAACGGATTTTATTCAATCTATTGAATCAATAGCACTTTCACGCTTGGAAATAGCGAATACACATTTTCAAAATTTCCTTGCTGATATCAATAAAGAGGCAATTCCAACAGAAGAAAAAGAAATCGTTGAAGCAGTGAAAAACGATTACCACGTTTTATATGGTGCATTAACTGAATTACATAGCATGTTAAAAAACGATAACTTCCAAGGTTTTTTAGATCAACCAACTGAACGTTATCAAACTGCGATGGAAAATTCATTTAACACTTATATGAATTATGTTCAGACAGAAATTACTGAATCTATAGAGCAAGGACATCGCTCTTATACTATTGCTATCTTGATGTTTATCGGTGCAATAGCGATGGTTATTGTTGTATCAATCGCCGCTCATCGCTGGTTAAGTTTTAATATCATTAAACCTTTCGCAAGTTTAAGCCGTTATTTTAATGATGTTGCTACCGGTAAATTAAATCGTGAAATTCTTGTTTTTACCGATGATGAAATAGGGGATGTGTTTAGACGACTACGAGATATGCGTGGTGAGCTCGCGCGTTCTATTCGTATCGTTCGTGATAACAGTCATGCTATGTATTCTGGTATTCAAGAAATTTCCAAAGGAAATACGGATTTATCCTCAAGAACTGAACAACAAGCTGCTTCGTTAGAAGAAACTGCGGCAAGCATGGAAGAGTTAACAGCAACGGTAAAACAAAATGCTGATAACGCCCTGCAAGCGAGCAAGCTCGCAGAGTCTGCTTCTGAAACAGCCATACGTGGTGGCCAAATCACGCATAGTGTTGTTGAAACCATGGATGCGATTACACAAAGTTCTCAAAAGATAGGGGCTATTATCAGTGTGATTGATGGTATTGCGTTCCAAACCAATATATTAGCACTTAACGCAGCGGTTGAAGCTGCGCGCGCAGGCGAACAAGGGCGTGGATTCTCTGTTGTTGCTGGAGAAGTTCGTAACCTTGCTCAACGCAGTGCTGATGCTGCAAAAGAGATCAAAATATTGATTGATGAATCTGTTTTACGAGTCTCTCAAGGTTCTCAACTCGTTAATAATGCAGGGCAGACAATGGAGGAACTCGTCACATCAGTAAATAAAGTCACTGAATTAATGGCAGAAATCGCCTCAGCTTCTGATGAACAAAGTCGAGGTATTCACCAAGTTGCTGATGCAGTCAGTCAGATGGATCAGGTGACACAGCAAAACGCTGCTTTGGTGGAGCAATCAGCATCTGCTGCCGCAGCATTGGAAGATCAGGCTAATAACCTTGTTGATGCTGTATCGGCATTCGAGTTGCCTGACACGGATGAGAATAATAATTCTTCATCCCTAGAAGGTAATGGGTTGAAAAAAGCAGATAAAAAATCATTTTTTAAAAAGACCCATTAA
- the cspE gene encoding transcription antiterminator/RNA stability regulator CspE — MSDKMKGQVKWFNESKGFGFITPADGSKDVFVHFSAIQGNGFKTLAEGQNVEFTIENGAKGPAAANVTAL; from the coding sequence ATGTCTGACAAAATGAAAGGTCAAGTTAAGTGGTTCAACGAGTCTAAAGGCTTTGGTTTTATTACTCCAGCAGACGGAAGCAAAGACGTATTCGTTCACTTTTCTGCCATTCAAGGTAACGGTTTCAAAACTCTGGCTGAAGGTCAGAACGTAGAATTCACAATTGAAAACGGTGCAAAAGGTCCAGCAGCTGCTAACGTAACAGCTCTGTAA
- the dsrB gene encoding protein DsrB: protein MQVNDSVVVKTDGIDDREGTILLIEEFNEGIMYLVSLPEYPKGIWFFNEKEGGEGTFVRPIQQK from the coding sequence ATGCAAGTTAATGATAGCGTTGTTGTGAAAACAGATGGTATTGACGATCGTGAAGGAACAATCTTACTCATCGAAGAATTTAACGAAGGTATAATGTATTTAGTATCACTTCCCGAGTATCCAAAAGGAATTTGGTTTTTTAATGAAAAAGAAGGCGGGGAAGGAACATTTGTTAGACCAATACAGCAAAAATGA
- a CDS encoding methyl-accepting chemotaxis protein, translated as MFSRMKIVTGLLSILLLFGVLQFISGGVFYSNIVETRNDLNKTLIIQDQRERLDESWANLLQARNNINRAAISFLLQDKNLNVDDSLSVDYLTGLARKNMSRADEKFKEFEKNITAYQVHSEDDVRSLKGRFIEYYSALNQLEILLQDKNLKDFFEQPTTGYQDSFYKEYLAYVMRNEKFNEELNVALEASHQRTVITMVVLAIIVISALILCWFALRNALIRPLNSLLLSIKTFSEGDLRPNIEVNGRNEMSLLANGLKHMQQELIQTVRGVYQSTENIYNSTSEIAAGNNDLSARTEEQVASLEETAASMEQLTATVKQNADNARQASNLANDASDIARQGGKVVANVVQTMHDIAGSSQKITDITAVIDGIAFQTNILALNAAVEAARAGEHGRGFAVVAGEVRNLAQRSAEAAKEIKTLIEDSVNRTETGSVLVESAGETMTRIVDSVTRVTDIMGEIASASDEQSRGISQVGLAVSEMDRVTQQNASLVEQSAAAAAGLEDQAVALTRLVSIFKLPGQEEKTLERKESDATPVVKAAAPLIKPGTSEKKKSSSVEDPANWETF; from the coding sequence ATGTTTAGCCGAATGAAAATAGTGACTGGATTATTATCCATTCTTCTGTTGTTTGGTGTTTTGCAATTTATTTCAGGGGGAGTTTTTTACTCAAATATTGTTGAGACAAGAAATGACCTTAATAAAACACTGATAATACAGGATCAACGTGAGCGCCTAGATGAAAGCTGGGCTAACTTGCTGCAAGCCCGTAATAATATTAACCGCGCTGCGATTAGCTTTTTATTACAAGATAAAAATCTTAATGTAGATGATTCTCTATCTGTTGACTATCTGACGGGTCTTGCTCGTAAAAATATGTCTCGTGCAGATGAGAAATTTAAAGAATTTGAAAAGAATATCACCGCTTATCAAGTTCATTCAGAAGATGATGTTCGTAGCCTAAAAGGGCGTTTTATCGAATATTATTCTGCACTAAACCAACTGGAAATTTTACTTCAAGATAAAAACTTAAAAGACTTTTTTGAGCAACCAACTACGGGTTATCAAGACTCTTTTTATAAAGAATATCTTGCCTATGTCATGCGTAATGAGAAATTTAACGAAGAGTTAAATGTGGCACTAGAAGCTTCTCACCAACGCACTGTCATTACTATGGTTGTATTAGCCATTATCGTGATCTCGGCATTAATTTTATGCTGGTTTGCATTACGTAATGCCTTAATTAGACCATTAAATTCACTTCTATTAAGTATCAAAACCTTCTCTGAAGGTGATTTACGTCCAAATATCGAAGTAAATGGCCGTAATGAAATGAGCTTGTTAGCGAATGGTTTAAAACATATGCAACAAGAGCTTATTCAAACCGTTCGTGGTGTCTATCAAAGTACAGAAAACATTTATAACAGTACAAGTGAAATTGCTGCTGGAAATAATGATTTATCTGCTCGTACAGAAGAGCAAGTGGCTTCGTTAGAAGAAACTGCTGCAAGTATGGAACAGTTAACGGCGACCGTAAAACAGAACGCAGACAATGCTCGCCAAGCAAGTAACCTTGCTAATGATGCCTCAGATATTGCCCGCCAAGGCGGAAAAGTTGTTGCTAATGTGGTGCAAACGATGCACGACATAGCCGGAAGTTCTCAGAAAATCACCGATATCACAGCGGTTATCGATGGCATTGCATTCCAGACCAATATTTTGGCACTGAATGCGGCTGTTGAAGCAGCAAGAGCCGGTGAGCATGGTCGCGGATTTGCGGTAGTTGCCGGTGAAGTTCGTAACCTTGCACAGAGAAGTGCAGAAGCTGCTAAAGAAATAAAAACACTGATTGAAGATTCTGTAAATCGTACTGAAACGGGTTCTGTACTCGTTGAAAGTGCGGGTGAGACGATGACGCGCATCGTGGATTCAGTAACGCGTGTTACTGATATCATGGGCGAAATCGCTTCTGCATCAGATGAGCAAAGCCGAGGTATTTCACAAGTTGGCCTTGCGGTTTCTGAAATGGATCGCGTCACTCAGCAAAACGCCTCTTTAGTAGAACAATCTGCAGCCGCTGCTGCTGGTCTTGAAGATCAAGCAGTTGCATTAACCCGCTTAGTTTCAATCTTCAAATTACCGGGTCAGGAAGAAAAAACGCTAGAAAGAAAGGAATCGGATGCAACCCCTGTAGTTAAAGCCGCTGCTCCACTTATAAAACCAGGAACCTCAGAAAAGAAAAAGAGCAGCAGTGTTGAAGATCCCGCTAACTGGGAAACTTTCTAA
- the motB gene encoding flagellar motor protein MotB, translated as MKSNSQIIRVKKRGRKQHHAHGGAWKIAYADFMTAMMAFFLVMWLLSISSPQELTRVAEYFRTPLKVAIEKGRFSGDATNPIPGGGRDPVYNEGDILPKGQEDKQLNEKQQFRRLKENLEQVILNDPRLKDLKPHLLIDMMDEGLRIQIIDKANRPMFRVGSATVEPYMKDILTAIAPILNDTPYKISLSGHTDDIPYASGAFKYSNWELSTDRANASRRELIGAGLGEWKVLRVVGMASTVHLVKEDGFAPANRRISILVLTKQAEQKIVQENERVAPTVKEASEIEPLLLGQETPQEKAENTQTGSSVSSASELPESKKENVETGVSGESLPSQSTNITTKQGTAP; from the coding sequence ATGAAGAGTAATTCACAAATCATTCGAGTTAAAAAGCGAGGGAGAAAGCAACATCACGCTCATGGTGGTGCATGGAAGATAGCTTATGCTGACTTTATGACCGCAATGATGGCTTTCTTTCTGGTGATGTGGTTACTTTCAATCTCTAGCCCACAAGAATTAACTCGTGTAGCAGAATATTTTCGTACGCCATTAAAAGTTGCTATTGAAAAAGGGCGATTTAGCGGGGATGCAACCAATCCTATTCCTGGAGGAGGGCGTGATCCTGTTTATAACGAAGGGGATATCTTGCCAAAAGGCCAGGAAGATAAACAGCTCAATGAAAAGCAACAATTCCGCAGATTAAAAGAGAATTTAGAACAAGTCATTTTAAATGATCCTAGATTAAAAGATCTGAAGCCTCATTTATTAATCGACATGATGGATGAAGGTTTACGTATCCAAATTATCGATAAAGCAAATCGACCTATGTTTAGAGTCGGTAGTGCTACCGTTGAACCTTATATGAAGGATATTTTGACGGCTATTGCACCTATTTTAAATGACACACCATACAAAATCAGTTTATCGGGTCATACCGATGACATTCCTTATGCAAGTGGTGCTTTTAAATACAGTAACTGGGAACTATCAACGGATCGTGCGAATGCCTCTCGTCGAGAGTTAATTGGTGCTGGCTTAGGTGAATGGAAAGTGTTGCGTGTTGTGGGTATGGCATCAACAGTTCATTTAGTTAAAGAGGATGGTTTTGCACCGGCTAACCGACGGATCAGTATTCTGGTCTTAACGAAGCAAGCAGAACAAAAAATTGTACAAGAAAATGAGCGGGTTGCACCGACAGTAAAAGAGGCATCAGAAATTGAACCTCTACTTTTAGGGCAAGAAACCCCACAAGAAAAAGCAGAAAATACACAGACGGGTTCGTCTGTGTCTTCTGCATCTGAGCTTCCCGAATCAAAAAAGGAAAATGTTGAAACAGGAGTTTCTGGGGAAAGTTTGCCATCACAATCGACAAATATTACTACAAAGCAGGGAACAGCCCCCTAA
- the cheW gene encoding chemotaxis protein CheW, with the protein MASEHFEKLSGETVGQGFLIFTLGDEEYGIDILKVQEIRGYDQVTRIANSPSFIKGVTNLRGVIVPIVDLRIKFSQESVTYNDNTVVIVVNLLNRIVGIVVDGVSDVLTLKPEQICPAPEFAVTMSTEYLTGLGTLDERMLILVDIEKLLNSEEMELVDSATIQAK; encoded by the coding sequence ATGGCTTCGGAACATTTCGAGAAATTATCCGGTGAAACTGTTGGACAAGGATTTCTAATTTTTACGCTGGGCGATGAAGAATATGGAATTGATATTTTAAAGGTTCAAGAAATTCGCGGATATGATCAAGTTACACGTATTGCTAATTCACCTAGCTTTATTAAAGGTGTAACTAATTTACGGGGCGTTATTGTTCCGATAGTTGATCTGCGTATTAAATTTTCACAAGAAAGTGTAACTTATAATGACAATACTGTTGTTATTGTGGTTAACTTATTAAATCGAATTGTGGGAATTGTTGTTGATGGCGTTTCTGATGTTCTTACGCTAAAGCCAGAGCAGATCTGCCCTGCACCAGAGTTTGCAGTTACAATGTCTACTGAGTATTTAACAGGTTTAGGTACTTTAGATGAAAGAATGCTTATTCTTGTTGATATTGAAAAATTACTCAACAGCGAAGAAATGGAATTAGTCGATAGCGCAACAATTCAAGCTAAATAA
- the cheA gene encoding chemotaxis protein CheA: MDITEFYQTFFDEADELLADMEQHLLLLDPANPDQEQMNAIFRSAHSIKGGAATFGFVKLQQTTHVLENLLDSARRHEMALTDDIINLFLEAKDIMQQQLDAHKNSQEPDEETFNYICEKLRQLALDVKEEQSAPQVEAVAGSETSDSQAAMTETPVLSSDTESVQNEDEAIVEATSTMAADGHYYHHIILSDLKETDIDLMLDELKHLGEVSQVEKQHHGLEAILKTTATEEDISAVLCFVIEPEQISFKKVAVAEKNTVTEESTTSVDDVHVESQVEQATPEQKPVAEKVTPSAEPAKAPAKRPAAAAAPKTESSSIRVAVEKVDQLINLVGELVITQSMLAQHSDSLDPAIYSDLLSCIAQLQRNSRDLQESVMSIRMMPMEYVFSRFPRVVRDVAGKMNKKVELNMIGSSTELDKSLIEKIIDPLTHLVRNSLDHGIEMPADRVAAGKPEAGQLTLSAEHQGGNICIEVTDDGAGLNRERILKKAISSGLAVSENMSNEEVAMLIFAPGFSTAEVVTDVSGRGVGMDVVKRNIQEMGGQIQISFEVGKGTRIRILLPLTLAILDGMSVKVHNEVFILPLGTVVSSLQPEEDDIYPLAGDEKLLQVRGEYLPLIELHRTFNIEGAQTDITQAIAVIVQSAGRRYALLVDQLVGQHQVVVKNIESNYRKVPGISAATIMGDGSVALILDVPELQRLSHTQMTNKKKNTTASAVI; the protein is encoded by the coding sequence ATGGATATTACTGAGTTTTATCAAACATTTTTTGATGAAGCAGATGAGTTGTTAGCTGATATGGAACAGCATTTACTGTTACTTGATCCTGCAAACCCAGATCAAGAACAGATGAATGCGATTTTCCGTAGTGCGCACTCCATAAAAGGAGGAGCTGCAACATTTGGCTTCGTTAAACTTCAACAGACCACTCATGTGCTTGAAAACTTGCTAGATAGTGCAAGACGTCATGAGATGGCGCTCACCGACGACATTATTAACCTGTTTCTGGAAGCGAAAGATATTATGCAACAGCAATTGGATGCACATAAAAACTCACAAGAACCTGATGAGGAAACATTTAACTATATTTGTGAGAAGTTGCGTCAGCTGGCTCTCGATGTAAAAGAAGAACAATCCGCTCCTCAAGTTGAGGCTGTTGCTGGATCTGAAACTTCAGACTCACAGGCCGCAATGACTGAAACTCCTGTTTTGTCATCTGACACTGAAAGTGTGCAAAATGAAGATGAAGCTATAGTCGAAGCAACATCGACAATGGCGGCTGATGGACATTATTACCATCATATTATTTTGTCTGATCTTAAAGAGACAGATATTGATTTAATGCTTGATGAATTAAAGCACCTTGGCGAAGTTAGCCAAGTTGAAAAACAGCATCATGGTCTTGAAGCAATATTGAAAACTACTGCAACAGAAGAAGATATCAGCGCTGTACTTTGTTTTGTGATTGAACCAGAACAAATATCGTTTAAAAAAGTGGCTGTTGCAGAAAAAAACACAGTTACAGAAGAAAGTACAACATCTGTTGATGATGTTCATGTTGAAAGCCAAGTAGAGCAAGCGACACCTGAACAAAAACCAGTTGCTGAAAAAGTAACACCATCAGCAGAACCGGCTAAAGCACCAGCGAAAAGACCTGCTGCAGCTGCTGCGCCAAAAACAGAATCAAGCAGTATTCGTGTTGCAGTTGAAAAAGTTGACCAATTAATCAATTTAGTGGGTGAACTGGTTATCACACAGTCAATGTTGGCACAGCACAGTGATAGCCTTGACCCTGCAATATATAGTGATTTACTAAGTTGTATTGCTCAATTACAGCGCAACTCTCGTGATTTACAAGAATCTGTTATGTCAATTCGTATGATGCCGATGGAATATGTTTTCAGTCGCTTCCCTCGAGTTGTGCGTGATGTTGCAGGTAAAATGAATAAGAAAGTTGAGCTAAACATGATTGGTAGCTCAACGGAACTTGATAAAAGCTTAATTGAAAAAATTATCGATCCTTTAACTCACTTAGTGCGTAACAGTCTTGATCATGGCATTGAAATGCCAGCCGATCGTGTTGCAGCGGGTAAACCGGAAGCGGGGCAATTAACCCTGTCTGCGGAACATCAAGGCGGTAATATTTGTATTGAAGTGACTGATGATGGTGCTGGATTAAACCGCGAACGTATTTTGAAAAAAGCGATTTCCTCTGGGCTTGCAGTTTCTGAAAATATGAGCAACGAAGAAGTTGCTATGCTGATCTTTGCACCGGGTTTTTCTACCGCAGAAGTCGTTACGGATGTTTCTGGTCGTGGTGTGGGTATGGATGTTGTAAAACGAAATATCCAAGAAATGGGCGGCCAAATTCAAATTAGTTTTGAAGTGGGTAAAGGAACGCGTATTCGTATTTTACTTCCACTGACATTAGCAATTTTAGATGGTATGTCTGTCAAAGTTCATAACGAAGTCTTTATTTTACCATTAGGAACGGTAGTCAGTTCTTTACAACCGGAAGAAGATGATATTTATCCATTGGCTGGTGATGAGAAATTATTGCAGGTCAGAGGGGAATATTTACCACTGATTGAATTGCATCGTACTTTTAATATTGAAGGTGCTCAAACCGATATTACCCAAGCAATTGCGGTAATTGTTCAAAGTGCCGGACGTCGTTATGCTTTATTGGTAGATCAATTAGTTGGTCAGCATCAAGTTGTTGTTAAAAATATAGAAAGCAATTACCGAAAAGTGCCTGGAATATCTGCTGCAACAATTATGGGCGATGGTAGTGTGGCTTTAATTCTTGATGTACCAGAATTGCAACGTTTAAGTCATACACAAATGACTAATAAGAAAAAGAATACAACTGCAAGCGCAGTCATTTAA
- a CDS encoding MgtC family protein, giving the protein MTMTPYILNLIIAMCFGALIGAERQWRQRMAGLRTNALVATGAAVFILSSIETSPDSPGRIAAQVVSGIGFLGAGVIMREGMNIRGLNTAATLWCSAGIGVLCGLGLYQLATIATLLILCANILLREAAQRINAQPQHQAIDIEQRYSIRIICHEEDEVLVRTLILQAINGLHVRLQSLSSADTLMPSQLEVCAELLATPAEQKEIEAIVCRVSLEKSVSAINWKIAAEHPA; this is encoded by the coding sequence ATGACGATGACGCCTTACATTTTAAATCTCATCATTGCAATGTGTTTTGGTGCTTTGATTGGCGCTGAACGCCAATGGCGACAAAGAATGGCTGGGTTAAGAACAAATGCTTTAGTTGCAACGGGTGCAGCTGTTTTTATTTTAAGTTCAATAGAAACTTCGCCAGATAGCCCTGGTCGTATCGCGGCTCAAGTTGTTTCGGGTATTGGATTTCTTGGTGCTGGTGTGATCATGCGTGAAGGGATGAATATACGTGGGCTTAATACAGCCGCAACGCTTTGGTGTTCAGCAGGAATTGGCGTGTTATGTGGCTTAGGTTTATATCAATTAGCAACCATAGCCACACTTCTTATTCTTTGTGCAAATATTTTATTACGAGAAGCTGCTCAGCGGATAAACGCTCAGCCACAACATCAAGCGATAGACATTGAACAACGCTACTCAATACGAATTATTTGTCATGAAGAAGATGAGGTTTTAGTTAGAACACTTATTTTACAAGCAATAAATGGACTACATGTTCGATTACAGTCTTTAAGTAGTGCAGATACATTGATGCCTAGCCAATTGGAAGTTTGTGCTGAATTACTTGCAACACCTGCTGAGCAAAAAGAGATAGAAGCGATTGTTTGTCGAGTAAGTTTAGAGAAGAGTGTCAGTGCAATTAATTGGAAGATAGCGGCAGAGCATCCTGCTTAA
- the flhD gene encoding flagellar transcriptional regulator FlhD — protein MSTVELLKHIYDINLSYLLLAQRLINQEKASAMFRLGISDAMADALAELTLPQLVKLAETNQLICNFRFEDSETIEQLTKESRVDDLQQIHTGILLSSNLFRQLSEQDTTATKKRA, from the coding sequence ATGAGTACGGTTGAATTGCTTAAGCATATTTATGACATAAATTTATCGTATTTGCTTTTGGCGCAAAGGTTAATTAACCAAGAAAAGGCTTCTGCAATGTTTCGGCTTGGGATTAGTGACGCTATGGCGGATGCACTGGCAGAGCTTACATTGCCTCAATTGGTTAAGTTGGCTGAAACAAACCAACTAATCTGTAATTTCCGGTTTGAAGACAGCGAAACAATAGAACAACTCACTAAAGAATCTAGAGTGGATGATTTACAACAAATTCATACTGGCATTCTTCTTTCTTCTAACTTGTTTCGTCAGTTATCGGAACAAGATACTACTGCGACAAAGAAACGGGCATAA
- the motA gene encoding flagellar motor stator protein MotA, protein MLVLLGYIVVMSAVIGGYLLVGGSLGALYQPAEFIIIFGAGIGAFIVGNNGRAIVSTMKILPKLLRSTNYNKAMYMDLMALMFRLLSKARQNGMLALERDIENPQQSDIFSQYPRIMKDVYMLSFITDYMRLMVTGNMNPYEIESLMDEEIATFEEESEVPATGLSAMGDSLPAFGIVAAVMGVVNALGAADRPAGEMGVLIGHAMVGTFLGILLAYGFISPLASRLRQRSSQQMKMMECIKTTLLSSMNGYAPQIAVEFGRKTLFLADRPSFIELEEHVRQVRTPMQANPDAMKEE, encoded by the coding sequence GTGTTAGTACTCTTAGGATATATCGTGGTTATGAGCGCCGTCATCGGGGGATATCTTCTCGTCGGTGGTAGTTTAGGCGCCTTGTACCAGCCAGCCGAATTTATAATCATCTTTGGTGCCGGTATCGGTGCTTTTATTGTAGGTAATAATGGTAGAGCAATTGTATCGACAATGAAGATCCTACCTAAATTACTTCGTAGTACAAATTACAATAAAGCGATGTACATGGATTTAATGGCACTCATGTTTCGTTTATTGTCAAAAGCTCGTCAAAACGGGATGTTGGCATTAGAGAGAGATATCGAAAACCCACAACAAAGTGACATTTTTTCCCAATATCCTCGCATTATGAAAGATGTTTATATGCTCAGTTTTATTACTGACTATATGCGTCTAATGGTGACAGGGAATATGAATCCTTATGAAATTGAATCTCTGATGGATGAAGAGATTGCAACTTTTGAGGAAGAAAGCGAAGTGCCTGCAACAGGTTTATCGGCGATGGGTGATTCATTACCTGCATTCGGTATCGTTGCTGCGGTTATGGGTGTTGTTAATGCGTTAGGTGCCGCAGATAGACCTGCTGGCGAAATGGGCGTATTAATTGGACACGCAATGGTTGGTACTTTCTTAGGTATTTTATTAGCTTATGGTTTTATTTCGCCATTAGCTTCTAGACTCAGACAGCGCTCTAGTCAGCAAATGAAAATGATGGAGTGCATCAAAACAACATTGTTATCTAGCATGAATGGATATGCGCCACAGATAGCAGTTGAATTTGGACGTAAAACCCTCTTTCTGGCAGACAGACCTTCTTTTATTGAGTTGGAAGAACATGTACGTCAGGTACGGACACCAATGCAGGCAAATCCTGATGCAATGAAAGAAGAGTAA